The DNA segment AGGGCAGCGCTTTCAATCTGCGAGGGGCGGAATGGCCTTGAGGTCCGCGGGGTCCTTCCCAGGCCGCGAGCAGAACGAGCTGGCGAACCCGCTGACCCAGCTGACCAGGGCCTTCCGGTCGACGCTCGCGGTCGTCATCCTCCTGAGCTGCGCCGTCAACGTGCTGACGCTGACCGGCTCCTGGTTCATGCTGGAGGTCTATGACCGGGTCGTCCCGAGCCACAGCGTTCCGACGCTCGTCGGTCTCATCGTCATCCTGGTCGTTCTCGTCCTGTTTCAGGGCGCCATGGAATATGTCCGGACGCGGATCCTGGTCAGGATCGGGGCGGCCTTCGACGAGGCGTTCGGGCGCCCCGCCCATGCCGCCGTCCTCGAGATGTCGCTGCGTACCATGCGATTCGACGAAGGCGGGCAGGCGATCCGCGATCTCGACCAGATCAGGACCTTCGTCGGCAGCCCGGGGCTGATCGCCTTTTTCGACCTCCCCTGGATTCCGATCTATGTCGGGTTCTGCATGCTGCTGCATCCGTGGATCGCCTATGCCGCGGTTGCCGGCGCCTGTGTCCTGATCGGCTTGTCGATCCTGGCCGAGGTTCTGACGCGCGATCTGACGAAATCGGTCTCCGTCCTCGGCGCGCAGCGTGGCGCCATGGTCGAAAGCGCGCGGCGCAACGCCGAAGTGCTGCATGGGATGGGTTTCGCCGGCCGCTTTTCCGAGATGTGGAACGATGTCAGCCGGGATTACGTCAATCGCAGCGTGAGCCTGGTCGATCGGGCGACCGCCATCAGCATTCTGTCGCGAAGCTTCAGGATGCTGCTGCAATCGCTGGTTCTCGCGCTCGGCGGCTATCTTGCGATCAAGCAGGAGATATCATCGGGCGCGATCGTCGCCGGCTCGATCATCGCCGGGCGCGCGCTGGCGCCGATCGATCTCGCGATCGCCAACTGGCGCGGCGTCGTGGCCGCGCGCGAGAGCTGGCGCAGGCTGTCGCGCCTGCTGGCGCTGTTTCCGGAGCGCCTCCAGGCCTTCGCGCTGCCGAAGCCGGAAAAGTCGCTCGCCATCGACGGGATTTCGCTCGCGCCACCCGGCAGCGAGCGGCTCGTTC comes from the Bosea sp. (in: a-proteobacteria) genome and includes:
- a CDS encoding type I secretion system permease/ATPase, which produces MALRSAGSFPGREQNELANPLTQLTRAFRSTLAVVILLSCAVNVLTLTGSWFMLEVYDRVVPSHSVPTLVGLIVILVVLVLFQGAMEYVRTRILVRIGAAFDEAFGRPAHAAVLEMSLRTMRFDEGGQAIRDLDQIRTFVGSPGLIAFFDLPWIPIYVGFCMLLHPWIAYAAVAGACVLIGLSILAEVLTRDLTKSVSVLGAQRGAMVESARRNAEVLHGMGFAGRFSEMWNDVSRDYVNRSVSLVDRATAISILSRSFRMLLQSLVLALGGYLAIKQEISSGAIVAGSIIAGRALAPIDLAIANWRGVVAARESWRRLSRLLALFPERLQAFALPKPEKSLAIDGISLAPPGSERLVLSDVGFSLSAGSGLAVIGPSGSGKSSLIRAIVGVWKPAKGRIKLDGAALDQWSDEARAEHLGYLPQNVDLFAGTVAQNISRFAAAPSSEAIIAAARRADVHDLILNLPQGYETKLGEGGANLSAGQRQRIALARALYGEPFLIVLDEPNSNLDAEGEQALAKAITEARSRGAIVVVVAHRSQLLASVDLVAVIAEGRLQTIGPRDEVMARLTARAPSGPPLKVVSETGTGG